From Acidimicrobiales bacterium, one genomic window encodes:
- a CDS encoding methyltransferase domain-containing protein: MANELEVHYGRHGGLVSDILAGLSAAGYDIDSLDPTALSGADEFHLGGRLATLALIDSMRPSVPGSVLDVGCGIGGPARTIANELGATVLGIDLTPSFVEAATELTARVGLDDRVSFEVGDALALDLPDEQFDLVTLFHVGMNIADKPRLFAELARVLRPSGHVLVYDIMRIAPGSLVLPMPWASSDDHQHLGEVDDYLGALRAAGLTPGEPVDHRPIVSTALQRAADAPPPVNLSNLMGPDFVEMFTNLRTAMAAGLVAPIQIVASKRD, translated from the coding sequence ATGGCGAACGAACTCGAAGTTCACTACGGCCGACACGGCGGACTGGTCTCGGACATTCTCGCCGGGCTCTCCGCCGCGGGGTACGACATCGACTCGCTCGACCCGACGGCACTGTCGGGCGCCGACGAGTTTCATCTCGGCGGACGGCTCGCGACGCTCGCGCTGATCGACTCGATGCGCCCGAGCGTGCCAGGTTCGGTGCTCGACGTCGGGTGTGGGATCGGCGGGCCGGCGCGCACGATCGCGAACGAGCTCGGCGCAACGGTCCTGGGCATCGATCTCACCCCATCATTCGTCGAAGCAGCGACCGAACTCACCGCCCGAGTCGGCCTCGACGACCGGGTGTCGTTCGAAGTCGGCGACGCGCTCGCCCTCGACCTGCCCGACGAGCAGTTCGATCTCGTCACGCTCTTCCACGTCGGAATGAACATCGCCGACAAACCCCGCCTCTTCGCCGAACTGGCTCGCGTCCTGCGGCCGAGTGGCCACGTGCTGGTGTACGACATCATGCGAATCGCTCCTGGGAGTCTCGTCCTGCCGATGCCGTGGGCATCGTCGGACGATCACCAGCACCTCGGTGAGGTGGACGACTATCTCGGCGCACTCCGGGCGGCCGGCCTCACGCCCGGGGAACCGGTCGACCATCGACCGATCGTGAGCACCGCGCTGCAACGTGCCGCCGACGCACCACCGCCGGTGAACCTGTCGAACCTGATGGGGCCCGACTTCGTCGAGATGTTCACGAACTTGCGGACCGCGATGGCGGCAGGTCTCGTGGCACCGATACAGATCGTCGCGTCCAAGCGGGATTGA
- a CDS encoding sensor histidine kinase: protein MSRPIAARGALRWLARLHSPFVQVAIAGAAGMVVIGVGSLVASHRAGEAEAMNDVRSRTESLARTVLEPNLSAALLDGDPTAIERLDAIVDERVLDGSTLRVKLWDANGLVVYSDEHRLIGERYDLDDDKNASLRSGQVVSEVSSLDGPENRFETAGQALEVYLPVKGPNGESLLFESYYAMSAVDASSARIRAEFAPIVIGSLLVMQAMHFGLAWGLNRRLRRGQAERERLLHRAIESSMLERRRIAADLHDGVVQDLAGTSFAISAAAETASHTSPELARDLRSASLGTRRSLQSLRSLLVDIYPPNLTSQGLEAALVDLLAPASAMGIHTDLVVTGEVDRSIETTGLVYRVIQEATRNVFRHAEAGTIAVSVTVDDDSTVATVVDDGRGFEADTGSPAGHLGLRVLTDLVDDAGARLEVDSTPGAGTSIRLEVPA from the coding sequence ATGTCCCGTCCGATCGCCGCTCGCGGCGCACTCCGTTGGCTCGCTCGTCTCCACAGCCCATTCGTCCAGGTCGCGATCGCCGGGGCGGCGGGGATGGTCGTGATCGGTGTGGGGAGTCTGGTCGCGTCGCACCGCGCCGGTGAGGCGGAGGCGATGAACGACGTACGGTCCCGGACCGAGTCTCTGGCGAGGACGGTGCTCGAGCCGAACCTGTCCGCCGCGCTCCTCGACGGGGACCCGACCGCCATCGAACGACTCGACGCCATCGTGGACGAGCGAGTGCTCGATGGTTCGACGTTGCGGGTCAAGCTCTGGGACGCGAACGGTCTGGTGGTGTATTCCGACGAGCACCGACTCATCGGCGAGCGCTATGACCTCGACGACGACAAGAACGCCTCGCTGCGCAGCGGCCAGGTGGTGTCCGAGGTCAGCTCACTCGACGGTCCCGAAAATCGCTTCGAGACCGCAGGTCAGGCGCTCGAGGTCTACTTGCCGGTGAAGGGCCCGAACGGCGAATCCCTCCTCTTCGAGTCGTACTACGCGATGTCCGCCGTCGACGCCTCGAGCGCGCGCATCCGCGCCGAGTTCGCGCCGATCGTGATCGGCTCGCTGCTGGTGATGCAGGCCATGCACTTCGGCCTGGCCTGGGGTCTGAACCGGCGCCTCCGCCGAGGCCAGGCTGAGCGGGAGCGCCTGCTGCACCGGGCAATCGAGTCCTCGATGCTCGAACGCCGCCGCATCGCGGCCGACCTGCACGACGGGGTGGTCCAGGATCTCGCCGGAACCTCCTTCGCCATCTCGGCCGCCGCCGAGACCGCATCGCACACGTCCCCGGAGTTGGCGAGGGATCTGCGGTCCGCCTCGCTCGGAACGCGACGCAGTCTGCAGTCGCTGCGCTCCCTGCTCGTCGACATCTACCCGCCCAACCTCACGTCGCAGGGGCTCGAGGCCGCCCTGGTCGATCTGCTGGCGCCGGCTTCGGCGATGGGGATCCACACCGACCTGGTGGTCACGGGCGAGGTCGACCGATCGATCGAGACGACCGGCCTCGTGTATCGAGTGATCCAGGAGGCGACGAGAAACGTGTTCCGCCATGCGGAGGCCGGCACGATCGCCGTCTCGGTGACGGTCGATGACGATTCGACCGTTGCGACCGTGGTCGACGACGGCCGTGGATTCGAAGCGGACACCGGCTCGCCGGCCGGACACCTCGGCCTACGGGTCCTCACCGACCTGGTGGACGATGCCGGAGCCCGCCTAGAGGTGGACTCGACGCCCGGCGCAGGGACCTCGATCCGTCTGGAGGTGCCGGCGTGA
- a CDS encoding response regulator transcription factor, producing MADRGPAALALDSALEPDVVVMDISMPGMDGIETTRRLVGHRAGACVVMLTAHVDRGRVLDALDAGAVGFLAKDAEPAALLAGIHAAANGDAPVDPRAARAMIDARAGRVGPALTDREAEVLALVAQGEANKAIARRLSISEKTVKAHLTRVFAALGVTDRTQAALWAVDNGFSESADRDAVLGPRSTTR from the coding sequence GTGGCCGATCGAGGGCCTGCCGCGCTGGCGCTCGACTCGGCGTTGGAGCCCGATGTCGTCGTCATGGACATCTCGATGCCCGGAATGGACGGGATCGAGACGACCCGCCGCCTCGTCGGCCACCGCGCCGGCGCCTGTGTGGTGATGCTGACCGCCCACGTCGATCGCGGTCGGGTCCTCGACGCCCTCGATGCGGGTGCCGTGGGCTTCCTGGCGAAGGACGCCGAACCCGCCGCCCTGCTCGCGGGGATACACGCCGCGGCCAACGGGGACGCGCCGGTGGATCCCCGAGCGGCGCGGGCGATGATCGATGCCCGAGCGGGCCGTGTCGGGCCGGCGCTCACCGACCGCGAGGCCGAGGTGTTGGCGCTCGTCGCCCAAGGCGAAGCCAACAAGGCGATCGCTCGCCGACTGAGCATCAGCGAGAAGACCGTGAAGGCCCACCTCACGCGCGTGTTCGCCGCCCTCGGCGTCACCGATCGGACCCAAGCCGCCCTGTGGGCTGTCGACAACGGCTTCAGCGAGTCGGCGGATCGCGATGCGGTCCTAGGACCAAGGTCCACTACCCGATGA
- a CDS encoding glycosyltransferase has protein sequence MTRFLLYSHDTYGLGHLRRSTLLADAIVGADPQNEVLLATGSPQAQAFSLPSRVDSLKLPSATKDGAGAYAPRELGGSIRKLVDLRSALLMAAVDKYAPEVIVVDHAPLGMAGELVPLLDRHAKRRGGPRLVLGLRDIIDDPEKVDHDWQRAGVWERLDCYDDILVYGDPRILTTATELDLPSRVDAAVTYTGYVAPVMPVPVTQDEPFLLVTPGGGGDGQAMLRCYLDAVEAGATAGLRSVIVSGPLMSSMLRDELVDRARRSPSVEISSFSDDMRALIASAAGVVSMAGYNTVVEELSADVPALLVPRCRPRLEQHIRACRIAPHTRMQHCPIEKLDVDAIGQFAARASQPRHARRQGIPIRLDGAATAADLLGRPHRTHCSPSPTLEPAGALP, from the coding sequence ATGACCCGCTTCCTGCTCTACAGCCACGACACCTACGGTCTGGGCCATCTTCGACGGAGCACACTGCTCGCCGACGCCATCGTTGGCGCCGATCCGCAGAACGAGGTGCTCCTCGCCACCGGTTCACCCCAGGCGCAGGCCTTCTCGTTGCCTTCCCGGGTCGATTCGCTCAAGCTGCCGTCGGCGACCAAGGACGGCGCAGGAGCGTATGCCCCGCGGGAGCTCGGCGGGTCGATCAGAAAGCTGGTCGATCTGCGATCCGCGCTGCTCATGGCGGCAGTCGACAAGTACGCACCCGAGGTGATCGTCGTCGATCATGCGCCCTTGGGGATGGCGGGCGAGCTCGTTCCGCTCCTCGACCGCCACGCCAAGCGGCGCGGCGGTCCCCGGCTGGTCCTCGGTCTCCGGGACATCATCGACGATCCCGAGAAGGTCGATCACGACTGGCAGCGCGCCGGGGTCTGGGAACGGCTGGACTGCTATGACGACATCCTCGTCTACGGCGACCCTCGGATCCTCACGACCGCGACCGAGCTCGACCTCCCGTCCCGGGTCGACGCGGCCGTCACCTACACGGGCTACGTGGCGCCGGTGATGCCGGTGCCGGTGACACAGGACGAACCGTTCCTGCTGGTCACCCCCGGTGGTGGCGGCGACGGTCAGGCCATGCTCCGCTGCTACCTCGACGCCGTCGAGGCCGGCGCGACCGCCGGGCTGCGATCTGTGATCGTCTCGGGACCGCTGATGTCGTCGATGCTTCGCGACGAGCTCGTCGACCGAGCTCGTCGATCACCGTCGGTCGAGATCTCGAGCTTCAGCGACGACATGCGGGCGCTCATCGCCTCGGCGGCTGGCGTCGTCTCGATGGCGGGCTACAACACGGTGGTCGAGGAGCTTTCGGCCGATGTGCCCGCGCTCTTGGTCCCGCGTTGTCGCCCCCGTCTCGAGCAGCACATCCGGGCCTGTCGCATCGCCCCGCACACCCGCATGCAGCACTGTCCGATCGAGAAGCTCGACGTCGATGCGATCGGACAGTTCGCCGCCCGGGCGTCGCAACCGCGTCACGCCAGGCGCCAGGGGATCCCGATCCGGCTCGACGGGGCCGCGACCGCCGCCGACCTCCTCGGGCGTCCCCACCGCACCCATTGCTCGCCCTCGCCGACCCTCGAACCTGCCGGAGCATTGCCATGA
- a CDS encoding glycosyltransferase family 4 protein has translation MIDQMVHPSLSHLETTRLHVGYVLKQYPRLSETFILNEILGVEGTGAKVSVFSLRPPTEGRFHPDLASVEADVHYLAAPDKAVFLDAIRALPDLCADRLVDVLAFVDLLPADRRARLVLDAIAVAREVRRSGVEHLHAHFLTVAAHTAHLVHLLTGVPYTVTAHAKDIYRHDVNWEIAARVGSRAAAVVTVCDANLSYLRGRLDGSGTRLVRIYNGLGPQAAPAPLAARTNGLVLGVGRMVEKKGFDVLLDAFAEVAATRRDARCVLVGDGDCRAALEAQARRLGIADRVTFTGAQPQQVVGDWLRRAHVMVAPCRVGEDGNQDALPTVLLESLGAGLPSVSTPVAGITEIIEHGIEGLIVPRDDVEATAAAIVDLFDDSERWRTMSDAGPRKLAARFDRSRTIAELVGVMDPIGATR, from the coding sequence ATGATCGACCAGATGGTCCACCCCTCGCTGTCGCACCTGGAGACGACCCGCCTCCATGTCGGCTACGTACTCAAGCAGTACCCGAGGTTGTCGGAGACGTTCATCCTCAACGAGATCCTCGGCGTCGAAGGGACCGGCGCGAAGGTCTCGGTGTTCTCGCTGCGACCGCCGACGGAGGGACGGTTCCATCCCGATCTCGCTTCGGTCGAGGCCGACGTCCACTATCTGGCGGCCCCCGACAAGGCGGTGTTCCTCGATGCGATCCGCGCCCTGCCCGACCTCTGCGCGGACCGGCTCGTCGACGTCCTCGCCTTCGTGGACCTCCTGCCCGCTGACCGGCGGGCTCGGCTCGTCCTCGACGCGATCGCCGTGGCCCGCGAGGTCCGCCGCTCGGGGGTGGAACACTTGCACGCCCACTTCCTCACGGTGGCCGCGCACACCGCCCACCTCGTCCATCTCCTCACCGGCGTCCCCTACACGGTCACCGCCCACGCCAAGGACATCTACCGCCACGACGTGAACTGGGAGATTGCAGCCCGAGTCGGGTCCCGCGCCGCCGCGGTCGTCACCGTGTGCGATGCGAACCTGAGTTACCTGCGCGGTCGGCTCGATGGCTCGGGGACCCGACTCGTTCGGATCTACAACGGTCTCGGACCGCAGGCCGCGCCGGCGCCGTTGGCGGCTCGAACGAACGGGCTCGTGCTCGGCGTCGGCCGAATGGTGGAGAAGAAGGGCTTCGACGTGTTGCTCGACGCGTTCGCCGAGGTGGCCGCGACCCGCCGCGACGCTCGCTGTGTGCTGGTCGGCGATGGCGACTGCCGTGCCGCGCTGGAGGCACAGGCTCGGCGTCTCGGCATCGCCGACCGCGTCACCTTCACCGGGGCCCAACCGCAGCAGGTCGTGGGCGACTGGTTGCGTCGCGCCCATGTCATGGTGGCGCCCTGCCGGGTCGGCGAGGACGGCAACCAGGACGCGCTTCCGACCGTGCTCCTCGAATCGCTCGGCGCGGGGTTGCCCTCGGTGTCGACGCCCGTGGCCGGCATCACCGAGATCATCGAGCACGGCATCGAAGGCCTGATCGTGCCTCGCGACGATGTCGAGGCGACCGCCGCGGCCATCGTCGATCTGTTCGACGACTCTGAACGGTGGCGGACCATGTCCGATGCCGGACCCCGCAAACTCGCAGCACGGTTCGACCGCTCCCGGACGATCGCCGAACTCGTCGGTGTGATGGATCCCATCGGAGCGACGCGGTGA
- a CDS encoding glycosyltransferase family 4 protein: MTRFDIIQVSADRGIAPGSTKGAAQHLRGIAGGLHRRGHRVTTYTPRRAEGRFPTALLPLEDLARIGHHAGGDDRRIVYERYSLGHSGGLELARRLGIPFVLEVNAPLVDEATGHRPDTLGPTDARVEAELLDAADLVITVSTALAEWADARRAGPTIVVANGYEPAWFERPATPGTPRFPLVFIGHPKPWHGADRLVDLLAALARIDRRPDLLVIGGGPGADTLRTAARDAGVGAQLTITGPLPPDEASAMLQHGGIGLAPYRRQDSFYFCPLKIIDYLAAGLAVVATDQGDIGELVGTAGLVVPPDDDHRLVDAVVALLDDPAARAVCGVHGRSRAMTSMTWDHVAERTEAAMLTHLSPFTVDA, translated from the coding sequence GTGACCCGGTTCGACATCATCCAGGTCAGCGCCGACCGGGGAATCGCCCCGGGCTCGACCAAGGGCGCGGCCCAGCACCTCCGGGGCATCGCCGGAGGTCTCCACCGCCGGGGTCATCGGGTCACGACCTACACGCCCCGACGCGCCGAAGGGCGGTTTCCCACGGCGTTGCTGCCGCTCGAGGACCTCGCCCGGATCGGTCATCACGCCGGTGGGGACGACCGGAGAATCGTGTACGAACGCTACTCACTCGGTCACAGCGGTGGACTCGAGCTGGCTCGCCGGCTCGGGATCCCGTTCGTCCTCGAGGTGAACGCACCGCTGGTCGACGAGGCGACGGGCCATCGCCCCGACACGCTCGGGCCGACCGACGCCCGGGTGGAAGCCGAGCTTCTCGACGCCGCCGATCTCGTCATCACGGTGTCCACGGCCCTGGCCGAGTGGGCCGACGCCCGGCGTGCCGGCCCGACGATCGTCGTGGCGAACGGCTACGAGCCGGCGTGGTTCGAGCGGCCGGCGACGCCGGGCACGCCGCGCTTCCCGCTCGTGTTCATCGGCCACCCGAAGCCCTGGCACGGCGCCGACCGGCTCGTGGACCTTCTCGCGGCACTGGCCCGGATCGACCGTCGCCCCGACCTGCTGGTCATCGGTGGCGGTCCGGGTGCCGACACCCTGCGCACCGCCGCCCGTGACGCAGGGGTCGGTGCCCAACTCACCATCACCGGGCCACTCCCGCCCGACGAGGCTTCGGCGATGCTGCAACACGGGGGCATCGGACTCGCCCCGTATCGGCGCCAGGACTCGTTCTACTTCTGTCCGCTCAAGATCATCGACTATCTCGCCGCCGGCCTCGCCGTCGTCGCCACCGATCAGGGAGACATCGGCGAGCTGGTCGGCACCGCCGGACTCGTGGTCCCTCCCGATGACGACCACCGACTCGTCGATGCGGTCGTCGCCCTGCTCGACGATCCGGCCGCGCGTGCCGTCTGTGGTGTCCACGGCCGCAGTCGGGCGATGACCTCCATGACGTGGGACCACGTCGCCGAGCGGACAGAAGCAGCGATGCTCACCCATCTCTCCCCGTTCACGGTCGACGCATGA
- a CDS encoding ABC transporter ATP-binding protein, with amino-acid sequence MRFSRSRSTVAVDPSDLRRALRAFAPALGGQRLRIATTMLLALAVSGLEILKPWPITWVIDALTVPASATGAAVDPGPVSLAPIVAFAALALAIPALLGVAMERLDLGVAQVSRKATVRIRSDVFEHIQRLELSQHQQHYSGDLIVRLMGDVNMIRDLLFPSWVNVVSRGSVLIGGSIVFAMVDWRLFAVALIPLPLLWVSLERTSSAVKSAAGKSRRKEGAIASTAAESIRQVGLIKAFAAEGRTSDAFRSNARSAERATMAAARHSARMVRLTEILTGGGVALVLVMGATRVRAGLLTPGELVLALSYTSMIYKPIRKLTGEGARIAKATACALRVLDLLEQPIEDSVTGQPVATLDGDIEFINVGHAYHDGRASLTDFSAHISAGLLTAIIGENGTGKSTLLSLLLRLHRPTAGEIRIGGTPVEELQLGGYREQIAYVPQELALFGGTIRDNIAFGQPSATDEAIHAAASAALLTPVLEQLPDGIDTLLDEDGSSLSGGQARRVMLARAAVRDASILVLDEPLTGLDPDARDTVARAIKNIAAGRTTLVIHHGDLDELDPDACLRLSHRPRPQPHLEAVYR; translated from the coding sequence ATGAGGTTCTCGCGCTCCCGTTCGACGGTGGCGGTCGACCCGTCCGATCTGCGCAGGGCGCTACGGGCGTTCGCCCCCGCGCTCGGAGGGCAGCGGCTCCGCATCGCCACCACGATGCTGCTCGCGCTGGCGGTGAGCGGGCTCGAGATCCTCAAGCCGTGGCCCATCACCTGGGTGATCGACGCGTTGACCGTCCCCGCGTCCGCCACCGGCGCGGCGGTTGACCCGGGCCCGGTGTCCCTGGCCCCGATCGTCGCCTTCGCGGCCCTGGCGTTGGCGATACCGGCGTTGCTCGGAGTCGCCATGGAGCGCCTCGACCTGGGCGTTGCGCAGGTCAGCCGCAAGGCCACCGTGAGGATCCGCAGCGACGTGTTCGAACACATCCAACGGCTCGAGCTCTCCCAACACCAACAGCACTACAGCGGTGATCTCATCGTCCGCCTCATGGGCGACGTGAACATGATCCGGGACCTGCTCTTCCCCAGCTGGGTCAATGTCGTCTCCCGGGGCTCGGTCCTGATCGGCGGCTCGATCGTGTTCGCGATGGTCGACTGGCGCCTGTTCGCCGTCGCCCTGATCCCGCTCCCACTGCTGTGGGTGTCGCTGGAGCGGACCTCGTCGGCGGTCAAGTCGGCCGCCGGCAAGTCCCGCCGCAAGGAAGGTGCAATCGCATCCACCGCGGCGGAGTCGATCCGTCAGGTCGGGCTCATCAAGGCGTTCGCAGCCGAGGGACGTACCTCCGACGCCTTCCGGAGCAATGCCCGCAGCGCAGAGCGGGCCACGATGGCTGCGGCCCGGCACTCGGCCCGCATGGTGCGGCTCACCGAGATCCTGACCGGCGGCGGCGTCGCCCTGGTCCTGGTCATGGGCGCGACCCGCGTCCGGGCCGGGCTGCTCACGCCCGGCGAGCTGGTCCTGGCGCTCTCGTACACCTCGATGATCTACAAGCCGATCCGCAAGCTGACCGGCGAGGGCGCACGGATCGCGAAGGCAACCGCGTGCGCGCTGCGGGTCCTCGACCTCCTCGAACAGCCGATCGAGGACTCGGTCACGGGCCAACCGGTGGCGACGCTCGACGGCGACATCGAGTTCATCAATGTCGGCCACGCCTACCACGACGGCCGGGCCTCGTTGACCGACTTCAGCGCACACATCTCGGCCGGACTGCTCACGGCGATCATCGGCGAGAACGGGACCGGGAAGTCGACGCTGTTGTCGTTGCTACTCCGTCTTCACCGGCCGACCGCGGGCGAGATCCGCATCGGGGGTACCCCGGTCGAGGAACTGCAGCTCGGCGGCTATCGCGAACAGATCGCGTACGTTCCCCAGGAGCTCGCCCTCTTCGGTGGCACCATCCGCGACAACATCGCGTTCGGTCAGCCGTCGGCCACGGACGAGGCCATCCACGCCGCGGCCTCCGCCGCGCTGCTCACGCCGGTGCTCGAGCAACTGCCCGACGGCATCGACACGCTCCTCGACGAGGACGGTTCGTCCCTCTCCGGAGGGCAGGCCCGACGGGTGATGCTGGCTCGGGCCGCGGTGCGGGACGCGTCGATCCTCGTGCTCGACGAGCCGCTCACCGGCCTCGACCCCGACGCGCGCGACACCGTGGCCCGAGCCATCAAGAACATCGCGGCTGGTCGCACCACGCTCGTCATCCATCACGGCGACCTCGACGAACTCGATCCCGACGCCTGCCTCCGACTCAGCCACCGCCCGAGACCGCAGCCGCACCTCGAGGCCGTCTACCGATGA
- a CDS encoding phosphotransferase has translation MTTTTSPPVAPPRPGLPRPVTALLDTTAATRILSDAGLVITRAEPHYLRHKPGETTIVGYRFATPDLATPALGYAHWCASATRAGEVHAKALTLHPRPSAVGVSVVRVDDHTVFYGFPNDARLRRLRWLTTPRKLKRVFAALAPADGEISKERSVSTVLKYKPERRLVTRVDLATADGPVQSLLVRYTTGRDAPRLAAIAEALRANGVSTPRPRLQLDDGRVGVDDFIDGVELRTWLVHRESVADQLAESLHGFHSTAVPARTPVRTETDDGTNAVNGLSALALWDRDLARMAQGLSEELARRRPASVGPTGLIHGDLHDKNILIDHGRPWFIDLERTAVGSPASDLGRLRAHAISLDIRQPGWSPGAVAHAEDVIAAYRSRSGRVSASIDDASLAWHCAVALVDQALLVVRHVEAGWQANATALLDAATDALR, from the coding sequence ATGACCACCACCACCTCTCCTCCAGTCGCGCCGCCGCGTCCGGGTTTACCGCGACCGGTCACCGCACTCCTCGACACGACCGCCGCGACCCGAATCCTCTCCGATGCCGGCCTTGTCATCACCCGAGCCGAACCGCACTACCTGCGGCACAAGCCGGGCGAGACCACGATCGTCGGCTACCGATTCGCCACTCCCGATCTCGCCACGCCGGCGCTCGGCTACGCACACTGGTGCGCATCCGCGACCCGAGCCGGGGAGGTGCATGCCAAGGCACTGACGCTGCACCCTCGCCCGTCCGCTGTCGGCGTGTCGGTCGTGCGAGTCGATGACCACACCGTCTTCTACGGCTTTCCCAACGACGCCCGGCTGCGCCGACTCCGGTGGCTCACCACACCACGAAAGCTGAAGCGCGTCTTCGCGGCACTGGCACCTGCGGACGGCGAGATCTCGAAGGAGCGCTCGGTGAGCACCGTGCTCAAGTACAAGCCGGAACGGCGACTCGTGACCCGGGTCGACCTTGCCACCGCCGATGGTCCGGTCCAGTCGTTGCTCGTGCGCTACACAACGGGACGCGACGCCCCACGGCTGGCCGCCATCGCCGAGGCGCTGCGGGCCAACGGCGTGTCGACGCCGAGGCCGCGATTACAGCTCGACGACGGACGGGTCGGCGTCGACGACTTCATCGACGGCGTGGAGCTGCGGACATGGCTCGTCCACCGGGAATCCGTCGCCGACCAGCTGGCCGAGTCGCTCCACGGCTTCCACTCCACCGCCGTGCCGGCCCGCACGCCGGTCCGCACCGAGACCGACGACGGCACGAACGCCGTCAACGGGTTGTCGGCGCTGGCGCTCTGGGATCGCGACCTCGCGAGGATGGCGCAGGGCCTGTCGGAGGAGCTCGCTCGCCGGCGGCCCGCGTCGGTTGGACCGACCGGCCTGATCCACGGCGACCTCCACGACAAGAACATCCTGATCGACCACGGTCGGCCCTGGTTCATCGACCTCGAGCGAACCGCGGTCGGCTCGCCGGCCAGCGATCTCGGGCGGCTCCGCGCCCACGCGATCTCGCTCGACATCCGTCAGCCTGGCTGGTCGCCGGGCGCCGTCGCGCACGCCGAGGACGTCATCGCGGCCTACCGTTCCCGGTCGGGTCGCGTGTCGGCTTCGATCGACGATGCCTCCCTTGCGTGGCACTGCGCCGTCGCCCTCGTGGACCAGGCGCTCCTCGTCGTCCGCCACGTCGAAGCAGGGTGGCAGGCCAACGCGACCGCGCTTCTCGACGCCGCGACGGACGCGCTCCGATGA
- a CDS encoding phosphotransferase, translating into MSGWSAVWPTAFPRASGPWTLRDGDRWGTLDPETGRAVEADPAADERLPGLDAALRVGDLRGYRAGRRAVVASPASFVKVVRPSRVDALVKRHDLLGAGRRCFSVPAVIAATADGRVELSVAAGRSLHHALRAEPVRPLDDVGPLIASLHDLPAPDWLPNRPPDDPGTWIAISRRSPTPHLAAIERTARALPPIVATGETLVHGDLHDKNIFLATKGAGDAPGHALIDLDSLGRGAAEDDIANLAVHLELRNLQGQAGVAFGARSRSLYESYERLRPLDVERLRVVEQHTWFRLACIYQYRWGSRHLVPELLRAVGYSRARTPRSWRRR; encoded by the coding sequence ATGAGCGGATGGTCGGCGGTGTGGCCGACGGCGTTCCCTCGGGCGAGCGGACCCTGGACACTTCGCGACGGGGACCGGTGGGGGACCCTCGATCCCGAGACGGGTCGGGCCGTCGAGGCCGACCCGGCCGCCGATGAGCGGCTCCCCGGACTGGACGCTGCGCTCCGGGTCGGGGACCTGCGCGGGTACCGGGCCGGCCGGCGGGCGGTCGTGGCCTCGCCTGCGAGCTTCGTCAAGGTGGTCAGGCCCAGCCGGGTCGACGCGTTGGTCAAACGGCACGACCTGCTGGGTGCAGGCCGCCGGTGCTTCTCGGTCCCGGCGGTGATCGCGGCGACCGCCGACGGCCGGGTCGAGTTGTCCGTCGCGGCCGGACGGTCGCTTCACCACGCGCTTCGCGCCGAGCCGGTGAGACCGCTCGACGACGTCGGTCCGCTGATCGCATCGCTCCACGACCTGCCTGCGCCGGATTGGCTGCCGAACAGGCCCCCCGACGACCCCGGCACTTGGATCGCGATCAGCCGCCGTTCTCCGACCCCGCACCTTGCGGCCATCGAACGGACGGCCCGGGCACTCCCGCCGATCGTCGCGACGGGCGAGACACTTGTCCACGGCGACCTCCACGACAAGAACATCTTCCTGGCCACGAAAGGCGCAGGCGATGCTCCGGGCCACGCGCTGATCGATCTCGACAGTCTCGGCCGCGGCGCCGCGGAGGACGACATCGCCAACCTCGCGGTGCATCTCGAGCTCCGGAACCTCCAGGGTCAGGCTGGGGTGGCGTTCGGCGCCCGTTCGCGGTCGTTGTACGAGAGCTACGAACGGCTGCGCCCGCTCGATGTGGAACGACTCCGTGTCGTCGAGCAGCACACGTGGTTCCGTCTTGCCTGCATCTACCAGTACCGATGGGGGAGTCGTCACCTCGTACCCGAGCTCCTCCGTGCCGTCGGCTACTCCAGGGCGAGGACCCCGCGGTCATGGCGTCGCCGCTGA